The sequence TGGGGCCTAATCTTTCCATCGTCCTTGATATGCAACAACTCGTGCAGCATCAATACCTTTTTCTGGTTTTCCGTCAAGTCCTGGACGTGCGGATCGTAAAACGTCACTATATACCGGTAATCCATCAGTGCCCTAAACGGCCCTGTAACCATCCGGCAATCAGCAAATACTACTCCACCGGTTTTTCTGTCTATCTTCGGTTCGTATGACAGCACATAGCAAATGTTCTCCCTGCCGATATACTCATCAATATAAAAGAGCTCCGGCCTTTTGGAGATAACTCTGTCTCCTAGTTGCCGTAGCTCTTCTGATATTTCACAATCATAGCACTGGATCTCTTCGGTATTATAATCCTTCTCCAGGTATCCATCATGTCCGGGGACTTCCAGCGATATGTCAAACCGCTTTTTCTCATCTACTTCCATTTCTGTTTTGGAGCGTCTCGTTACTATCCTTCCTTTGACTGGGACAATGACTCTATCTCCCTCTACATACATCAGTTCCCACCGACTTCGCTATGTTCTGTTGATTAAGTTTAATCCACATCGCTTTCACTTCCTCGTGCAAATAATAAAGCCACCCAGATTTATTCTGAGTGGCTTTTGTCTTCTGCCCTGGTGTACTAGCCCAGGGCATTGTATGAAAGGAGGGCAACAGCATGGTGGATTTTCGGTTCATCCACACTTTTATTATATCTGCTTTTCTCCTATTTGTTGCGATTGTTTTGCGATGATTTTCACCCGGCAGCAATTAGTAGCTTATCACCTATAAATTCGGTTACCTCGTCCATCTCTATGTATATGAGATAGGCGGCTGTCCCAGGGTCGTCTAAGTGATTTGTTTTGGTCTTTCGCTGCCCTTCCCAACCAACCTCCGTCCCCTCTTTAGCCATGGCATTTAACTGCACCAGGCTAATAACATCAGGATCGCCCGTTAGGCGTCCATCTTCCCATGTCACCTCTACGTCTTGTCCGTGTATCATGCCCTTAACGGTATATTTCATAGTTGCCGCCCCCTATTCTTCCTTCATTCCTTTTAGAACATGTGTTTGTTATCATCATATCACCGAACAAACGTTTTGTAAAGAAGTTGGCTGATGGTAAATAAACGAAAGCCCCTACCTCTCGGCAGGGGCACGGTCACTGCTTTTGTATACTCTTCTGTGATAATTCCAGTATGCTTACCAATACCGGTATTTCTTTAATTGATAGATAGTAAATTACCCAACAATCACCCTGCTTCGTTGTGTGCAATGCCGGCTTTTTCGGGGTAGTGCCAATGTTTTTCGCAAAATACTGATCAATATGATAGACAATATCCTGACTGCCATAAATACGTAAACGCGGCGATCGAATAACATCACCCTTTCTAGTCTTTCTCTTCCAGGTATCTACAACGCTTTTTGTATAGCAGTATCCTCGGATAAACTCAATATGATCGATTTCTCCTGTAGGGTATAGCCTGGACTTATCCATTCGCCCCGTCCACCCCAGTTGTAATAGCTTTTGACAAAAGGGATGATCCAAACGTATGCGCAAACCTATTTTGCCGACTGTCGGACTGAACGGACGTGACCTAGTATTGATCGTTTCAGCTATGGTTTGCAAAAGTTCCCTATCGTGATAACGGATATATAGACGGGCATCGGATATAGTTCCAATGCCCCAGACAAACCCTATGATCCAATCCTCGGTCATCATTGTCCCATCGATTCGATCAACGCCAGGCGCTCTGTCGGCGACCACCCAGCAGCCTTTTCAGACAGAGCCTTCCTTTCCTCCGCTGTGCCGGTGGCGGCGTCCAGAATACTGTCCTGCATGTATTTTATGCTCAGATCGCTGACCATACTGCCGCAGACGACTTCGCTCATGATCATCGTTTCTTCCTCGGTCAGTGCCGGTGCCGGAGTCAGTTTGAGCATTATTTCATACCGTTCCACCACGTCCCCTAGTCTCTGACTAAATCCACCGGATCGTCTATTCTTTGGGCTTGACGCGTCCGGAAGTGATTCCTGCAGGCGGATCAGCGGGTCATTCATCCATATTGTTTTCTTCACAGTTTGGTCCCTCCTGTAATTCGCATATAAGCATTTTAAACTCTTCCATGTAAGATATTTTATATGTTGCGGGGAGTTTAATCCCACATTCCACCAAAGCGTCCTTTGTTAGCTTTGACACAACATACAGTGCGCTCCCCCGGGGCTGTTTTGTCAATTTATACGTTTTCCCTTTTTTGACGGCTATGGTCTTTGCATCATCACCCACGATACCTACATCAATACGGTCCCCTACTCCACAACCAATTGTATTTTGCAGATTCGCCGCAGGGTTAAAAGACAGCATGTTATGCTTGGATATTTTTAGCAAGGGTGTTTTATCCCTGTAAATCGTGTTCTTTTTAGGCACACCTTTTTTACTAATCCAAGTAATATTTTTCCCAAAGTCGCGCTGAGGCTTTCTATTTTCATAATTTTCCCTTTCTTTTTTGTTGTGATTCTTGCGCAAACACTCTGGGTCATCGCAGACAACACGAGCATGCCCAGTTAAAGGTTTATCGCAATATCTACAAAACAAGCCATTTGGAGGGCCGTTATTTGCCATTTCCTTGCGCTTTACCCTTTTAATCCTCTCCCGGCACTGCTCGCATGTCGCAAGCCCTTCTGCCAGAGGATTTTTGCGGCATACAGGGCAAATGCCCTTATCAATAAAGCTCTGCCGGTACGCTTTTTTGTAACATGTTTGACAGAGTCCCTTGATTTGGGCGTCTCTAATGCCGCAATTGGAGCACTTATCTGTTTCCATTATCTTTCTCTCCAATATTGCAGGGTCCTTGCGGCCCCGTCATTCATTGCGCCGGGATTCGCCGCCCGGCTCGGCATGTGTTTTTAGTACCGTTCTACTACCCGATCAACCTCGTCATAATCATACTGGTCAAGTTCTTTATCAACGCCGTCTGCGTCTTTTCTGGTGTTAAAAATCCAGTACACCGTGTATTCATCTCCGCATTCGTCAACCGCACTGGCCGACATCTCAAAATCATAATCGCCGTTGTCATCCGGGTCATTGTAGCCGTTGTGTTGGATTAATCTGCCGGTAAGGTCTGCTTGACTGGTTAGGATGTACTTTTTGCCTTCAAACTCCACGCTGCCAAATTCTCTTTCCGTTTTTACCAAATCCATAATATTATCCTCCTTGCGGCTGCGCTGTGCCAGCCGTCTCAGTTTATTTGAGGTATTTCCTTACCTCTTGATTATATATTACTATATATACGTATATGTGTCAATATGTTTTTGTGGTTATTTTTATCTATTTGCAAAAAAATAAAGGCCCCGACCAGAGCCGGGGCTAATCTATTTTTTCTTATTGATAGGCTTGTCGAGAGCCTTTCGAATCATGTATTCATTTACCGGCAGTCCCGTTACGGCTGCCTTTTCGACAATCCCTTTCCATTCGGCGTCTGTGGCCTTTATCGGCTGCCTGGCCTTTCGCCGGTCCAGTACCGGCGGCCTGCCAACCTTTCCACTGCTGGCAGCGTCATCGGGGATATACCAGCGGCCAGACTGCGGGTCTTGGAAGGCTCCAGGATATTTCCCGTTCGTGCAGTTTCGAGTCACCATCTGACGGGATATTCCCCTTTCCTTCGCGAAGTCGGCTGCCGTAAGAAATCCGTCCGGAACTGAAATCTGGCCATCAAACCATGAATCCTGCTGTCGCTTGGCACATTCTGTTGACTCGCATATTCGGGCGCGGCCGATGGTCGGCCGGCCGCAAAATGGACAATTAGACATACGTGTCACTCCTCCTCGGGGTATTCGCCATAAATGTTCGGAACATCCAGCGGGATAAGCCATGATCTCCCCGTGCTGGGGTACGCTACCCGGCCTACGTGCCATTCATGAAAAATAGTATCCTGTTCAAAAAACCAATGATGATCTAAGTCGGTTGTGTTAAGAATTTCCACCGCCCAATGCATGGAGGCTCGGGCGTTTTCCAGTTCGCGAATTATAACCGGGTCGGAACTTGCCTCTTTTTCAAAATGATTTATAGTATTAGTTCGACCCTTCATTTTGGCTAAAACCCTTTCAAAATTTTCCACTTTCATTCCTCCTTCTGCCGGGTTTAGCCGCCCGGCTCGGCGTATTCTTTACAGGCCAAGGGCTTCGCGTAATTCGGCTACAACTTCCTCGGCTGCTTCTGCGGTAACTTCGTCGGGGTCGTCTCGGTGGAGTCCTACACAAACCTCAATATGGTCTGCGATCTCTTGAGCGGTTCCGATCATAGCACCGTGGTCGTGGGCCGGCGAGTTTAACATTTCGGTTGATACTTCAACTACTTCTTCTCCTGTGCGGCAAGTCCATATGTAGATGTAATGTTTTTCGTCGATCTGCCCGATCATGTATCGGGTTTGGTACAGTTCTTCGCTCAGAATGTCGGTGATAGTTTCAAACTGAATCGTGCTTTTCATTTTCATTTCCTCCGTAAGCCGGAGCCTTGTCGCTCCTGCGCTCTCCCTTATCTTTAATTTAAGTATATACCATAATTATTTCAACGTCAATAAGGAATTGAAACTTTTTATAGAAAAAATAAAGCTCCAGACCGAAGTCCGGGGCGCATCTGTTAAGAAAGGGATTTTTGGACCATCTTGATCGTTTTTCTTATGCCGGGTAGTGCCAGATCATCTTTCGGCGCCTCCCGGTATTCACAAAAGAGATCGTTTTCCTCGTTAAATGCCGCATTGGCCCTCTGTTTTACCGTCGTCCCTTTCATCGACTCACTAATCTTTGCCATGGACACTCATCCTTTCTACGGTATCCCGCGACCATCCCGGCGAACGCCGGTAGGTTTCGGCCTGGTCCCTCCAAGCTCTCATTCAGGCGGGGTTAGGCAAAGAACCTGCAATTACACTCACTGCAAACATATTCACTTACTCCGTACTCTTCTTCCCACTTATCTGCATGTTCGTCCCATTCTCCAATTTCGATATATGCAGGGCGGGTGCTGGATACAGTTTCTTTTCCGCAGAAGGGGCAAAACTTTGCAAACATTCTCCATCCATCCTTTCACTTTTACACTTCCCGTGTAGCCATCTTCAGGCGGGGTCATTTTCTTCAACGCAACTATCGTCTACTATATAGGGAATATCCTCGCTGCCGTCCCTTGTCCAAGTCAGCGTATAATCTTGCTGAGCTTTTCCCACGGCTAAGTCCATAGCCTCCTGTAGTGTTTGCGCTTGTACTTGGATAATCGTACTTTCTGTGCAATCTCTCGTTACCAATACGTCCCATGTTTTCATTTTTTTCTCCTTTCCGCATTACCCCGGCTAGGCCGGGGCTGAATCAGAATACTCTTTCCATTGTCCATTCCGGCCCGGCTCCTGCAGCGACCTGCTCCGGCAAATATATGTAGATTGCCGTGTTGGTGTAGCCTTTGCCGCGCCTGGTCTTTTCTACTTTGCCACCTTCCTGCAGCACAAAATCGAAATATGCCTTTTTAACGGCGGCTGCCGGGCTGTTCGCTTCGATGGTCATTATGTGTGGTCGGTTTGGGAGGTAGTTATTATAGACGTTGTATTTGTATTTCATTGGCTTTTTTCTCCCCTTCGCGGCGGGCTTGTTACCCGCCGGTTATTTATTTGGCCCGAAGGCCGTCGCTCTGCAATGTTATTTATTCCAAATCTCAAACTTTCCAGATTGTTTTTGCGATAATTGCCGGAAATCAACGCCGTTTTTATAAAGCATTTGCCTTCCATACATGTCGGTTAGTATAAATGGTTTTCTAGTTTTATCATTTAATATAATGACGTAACAATAAACACCAGTTTGTTTGTTTAATCTTTTTAAAACAGTTCTATTTTGATTTTTTAATACAACAATATTTTTTAATTTCATCCTTACCGCCTCCGTATTATGTATTTGTAAATTTATCTTTGTGTTTAATTAAATATTATCGCGTATATAAATTCTTGTCAAGTGCGTTTGCGAAAATAAATCACCGATCGCATAAATATATTTACAAACGTTTGAAATAGTGGTAGTCTATAGGCAGGAGGTGCATCATGGCAATAAAATACTATAAGTTATTGGATATGCTGCAGCGGCAGGGAATATCGAAGGGCCAATTCGCCGAAATAACCGGTCTTTCAAGCGCCACTGTGGCTAAGCTATCAGGACATAAAACAGTCAATATAGAAATCATTGACCGTGTCTGTAAAACCCTCAACTGTCAGCCCGGTGACATCATGGAGTACATAGACGAATAAAAGAAGAACCTCGGATCTAGTCCGGGGTTCTTTTGTTTTCTGCCTTTTGTTTAGGCCGTACCCACCCGGCCATTTCCGTAATGATCCCGGACAACATATACCGCACCCGGTACTCGCTGCAATGCAGAAGTTCCGCAATAATATAATTGCTCCGCCGGTATGTGTATCTCTGTTCCAGCAGTGTCTGCTCTTCCCGGCTCAGTCTTTCAATGGACGCATCGAACGGCGCCGCCCATTCTTCAAGTTCTCTTCGCCGGCACTGGATCTTTATCAGTCGCCGGCTTGTCTTCCCCATCTGCTTAACAATCTGCTCAGTCTGCTCCTCATATTCCCCCATGAGGGATTCAAGTCCAGCATTCATATTCCCGCCGCCGATACACAGCCCATATTTTGCTGTTAACCCGGGGATTCTTTTGTAACTGCCCAGTGTCTGCTGGATTTCATACAGATTGGCCTGCAGGGTCTTCTCAGTAGCCCTTAGGCGATCCAGCCGGCTTTTGTTGCAAAAATATAACCTAATGACTCTTTCTGTCTCTGGATACCACGTTGCTTTCTCCCCCATATTGCACCTCTTTTCTTTTCCAAAATGGCCTAACGGTCCCGTTCCATCCCCTCGGATGGGCGCATCTCTTGCAGACCTTCGGTTCTTTTTTGCTCGGGTCCCAATACTTGCACGTTCCGCATTTTATCCCAGTTACGATGTATCCACCACCTTAAAATAGCGTCCGGCTTTCGAAACCACGACGCTATTTGTCTGTTATTTACTTTTTACCTATCAGTGACGTCACAGTCATCCGTTGACTCATCCAGATACTTCTCGACCTGTGCTGCCGTAAAGATATCACCTTCCGCTTTTGCAGGCGGTTCGAATTGTCGATGCATACGGTCAATAATCGCCGAATCCAGTCGCCCATGCCGCTGATTTCGCGCGCAACAAGTTGCATAATCAGTATCCACATGATAGATAGCTACCCGCTTGCCGAATTCTTTGGACATCTGCACCCAAATCCGGCGCCGCTCTACCGTTGTATTTGTTGCATCAACGATAACGGTATATCCTTCTTTTAGAAGGGTTCTGACCATGGTTTGGGCGATAGCCCATACAAACGGTTCTGCGCTACCCACAAACTGACTACCATGCAGTGCCAAACGAATTGTATCCGGGCACACGACAACAATTTTGGGGCCAGACTCTGCACACCGCCGCGCTAATATACTCTTACCGCTCAAAGGCAGTCCGACAGTGATAACTAAGTTGCCTGGTTCTAAGCCCACTCTATCCATTGCTACCGACTCTCCTTAATTATGATTGTCCCGCTCAACACGCCCCATGAAGAATGTTGCTTTATTGTGATTGTTTCAGGATATTCTTCTGTCCGCATGGGCCGTTGAATAATCCAAAGGTCACTTTTGCTCCATTCGACATTTACGAATTTTGTCTTGGCTGGCAACTCTATTACGGTTTCCCCACCGAAGTTCTTTGTAGCGTTTTGACTTGTGCATCCCGCCGCAAACATTACGACAACCAGAATTATCATGCTCAAAAATTTTCTCATTACTGTTCACTCTCCCGCGTAGAAAGTCAATCCTCTTAAACCTCTTTGTGTTTTAGCTTTGTTCCTTCGCCGCCACTTTGCCTGGCGAACTAAAATGTGCAATTCACGCTTGCTTTGACTTTTCAGCACACACGGCCCCGGGAAGTCCGGGGTTGACGATAAAACCAATGCCCAATACGAATCATATGATGAGTCATATCGTTCACTCATCAATTCCTGCCGCCTTTTTCACATGCTCCACAAGATCTCGGACGGTTTTCCACTTGCCGGCCGATTCCTCAGTCACGTCGATATTGTACTTGTCTTCTACTTCTAGGACGATCTCCAGCAAGTCTAATGAGTCACAGCCACAGTCCCGAACCAGATCGGCTTCAATAGTCACATCCGCCATATTGCATTTCGTCTGGTTCATAATGATTTCCTGAATGCTCTCGAACACAGTCATGGCGCCCACCTCCACTCGCTTAAAACGGCAGTTGAGTGGCATGCTTAGCCACCAGGTTAACGAACTGTTCATTGATACCGATCGTTCGGCAGAATGAAATAATCACATCACTGGCAGCCTGATCAAAGACTACTAGTGTGTCATTTGGATATCCATCAGACCCTTTCCCTTGAAGTGCTCTTACGACTAAATGTCCATCCGAATTATAACTCGCCTGGACCCTTAATCCGTTAATTTCCATCTTTTCAACCTTAGCGATAGGTAATTTTTCAGTGCCAAAGGTTTCATTGTAGCAGGAACGCTCAATAATCTCAATCAATGGTACTCACACTCCACTTCTTTTTCATACACCTATCCCCTTATGCGTCCTTCCAGTCTCCGAAAAGCATCCGGCCCCGGAATTTGAGTGTGTTCTCTACACTTTCCAGGTCACTCCGCAAGTTTTTGAGTTTTTCGTATAGTCCAAGGGCCCTCGCTTCTGCCAGCCGTTTTTCCTTTGCCGCCGCTTCAGCTTCCATGTCGAGCTGCTTGGCGGTAAAGGATTGGCTTTGTGTGATATATTCCCTGTGCCGGCTTACCCAGTCTTCAGCCGTTCCGCTCTTTCTTTCCGCTTCGGCTATTCCGGCCAATTCCAGCGCTTCCCCAGCCAGCCGGCCTACTCTGGCCTTCACCGCGCTTATGTACTGCAGTTTATCGAGGATCAAATCTTTTTCAGTCAGCGGTTGTGTTTCAAGTTCGGCGATAACCCGGTAAACGTTCGTCAATGCTTGGCAGTGCTGGACTAACTGTTCGGCAGTCATTGTTTTACTTGGCCAACACATTTCTGGCACAGACCGATATGACCGATTTCCTTCACAACCTCGGGATGATTGCAGGCGGCGCACACCTGGCTGTACTTGCGGAGAATTATTTTGTCGTTGTCAGTAAAAATTTCAATTGGCGTTCCAGTATCAATGCCGTAAATTCGCCGCAATTCCTTGGGTATTACGATCCTTCCGAGATCATCCAGTTCCCTTACAATTCCTGTCGCTTTCAATTTGCTTCCCCCTTTTTGATTTCTTTTTCCTGGTAGGCTAACAGTGGAGTCTGGAGCCTCACAAAATACACCTTCGCCTGATCGTCTCTGATCGGCATCTTAGGGAAATACTCCTTAACCGAGTAATTGTGTTCCGTATATCGCACGGGGAACCGTTTTCGAAACCACGCAGGGAAGTATTGTTCTTTGAACCCATCCCACCATGTAGTCGGATAGCGGATATTGATCTCGTCCATGAATATCGACGCAACCGCACAAGTCAATCGGTATACTATCTCTTTGTGACGATAATTTTCATCTCGCCATAGACGTATGCTGGCAATATAATCGTCTAGTCGCACAGCTATGTTGTGTTTTAGAACTTCTATTTCTCCCTCAATAGTTTCCATAGCCAACCCCCTATTTCGTGTCTGGATACAATCCATACAGGTAATCCAAACATCTCTGCCGAATATCCTGGCTTCCATCCTTCCCAAAATGCCGTCGATAATGGCACGGGTCAGGCCCATCTTGGCAAAGAACACAGCCGTCTTCCAACCGGTCCTTTCCCCCATGTGATTTAGTAGGTTCGTGATGAAATTTTACTCCCTGATGAACCGGCCTGCCGCAGATAATGCATCTACCCTCATCTCGTTCCCATATATCCTCATTGAGCCTCGCAAGTGCTTCCCCGGCTATCCGCCCCGGCTTATTTTTCTTGCCCCGGGCTCTCAGCTTCGTTTTGGACCCTAACGCCGTTTTAGCTCGGAGCGCCGTCTTTCTTTTTAGTGGCGTTCGCTTCATTGTGCCTACTTGTTCAGGTTCAGCATCGGCAGCGTATTGCCACCCCAATAAGCCGGCAGCTTTCCATCCCACTTATTAATCGCCATTTCCTGTAATACCATCGGACTCAGGCTGGTATGCTTCGTCTTTTGAGCCTCAGCCTCCAGGGCAACCCGCTCCTTGTTATACCGTGCCGTTAAAACTCCCTGTTCTGCGATTTTCTTGGCTTCTACTGCATGATTATATTCGTCGCTGAAATCATGATTAGTAATCAAGAGATCCTTGACAACTAGACCGTTGCCAGTCGTTTTTTCAACAAATACTGCCTTAATCCTGGCGCTAATTTCTTGGCGCCGTTCCACAAATGATTCAATCGGATATTCCGCAACCATGGAGTTAACAGTTTCGGCCAACGTCGGCGACACCAAAATAGTCTGATATTCAGTGCCAAATCTTTGATAGATTGTTCCGATTTCACCGGGGTTCACGGCATAAACCAAACTCACATCCACCTTAATTGTCTGCATGTCCTTACTAGATACCTCCAAGGACAGAGGAAAATTCTGTTCTCGGATGCTCATTTTCTTCACACTGTCGATAAACGGCAGTTTAAAGTTCAAGCCCTCGTCCATGATCCCATGTAACTTGCCCATGCGGGTTATTACCCCGCGTTCACCGGTTTCAATTGTTGTTATCATGCCGAATAACAAAATGATGATTAAAAAGACCCCGCACACTCCCAAAATTAATGATTTTTTCACAGTCCTATTTCCCCTCTCAATGAATAATTATTTTCTTTTATCACCATATATTGTGTCTAATGCAATTTTAAACCACAACATATGTCCGAAACCGGACATTTCCCGTATTTCCCAAAAAAATATCGCAGGAATGTTTCATCCTGCGATTACCCGTTAATGCCAGCGGCTATTGATTTTGTACTTTTCGATCAACCTCCGAAGGTGCCGCTCTGTGACGCCGAGTTTAATCGCGGCCTGACTAATTCTCCTTGAGGCATTCAGTGCTTGGACAATGAGCTCTTTTCGTTCAATCTGTTGCGGTACTTGGTCCATAATCAGTACCCCCCATTTGATACTTCCTCACTTTCCTTATGGTAATTAGTGGAGCCAGGAGCCGTATCCCGTGCCTAAGTGGGACACAGTCAGCCAAGTCCCATAATATCTGCTCCCTGGGAATAAACATGTATTGCATGCAATATATCCCCGATCGGCCGGCTTCGGTCCTGCCCTGCAGTAGCAATCATTTTCAGGTATATCTCGCATTTTTGTCGCTCGACCCCCTGAAAAACATTCCGGAATGGTACTCCGCCTGATAGTGTCAGGGAATAATCCATCTTCTTTGTGCGGCCATCTCGCTTTTTTGGTAGTCCAGCATTTTTACGCCAAGTCGAAAATATCTTATGCGATACTCCTAATAACCGGGCCGCCGCCGTGTCATTGGGAGTATTGTGATACACTTGATACCGGGTAGCCTGGTCGCAATCGGCAAGATACTTAGTCATAGTCATCACCTACCATATCCTCGATCCTCCTTAAACTTATTGAACAGTTCAAATTCCTTATTCTTTTTCTTGTACTCTTCCAGTTCTCGTATGGCCTTTTGCGCCGCCGCTTCTGCTGCGTTTATTTCGTCTCGCATATCCCTCAATATCTTGATAACATATGGTTTTACATCTATTACCTTATCGTCAAAGGTAAGCTTCGCGTCATCCGCTTCTTCCCACAACCGGGGCAGTTCGGACCTCACAACGACCCTATAGTTTATTTCATATGGATATAACACTAACGCATCAATCAAATTGAATAGCGACAAGCAGCCTAATAACGGAAGGTGTCTTTTAAGATCGACATTTCTATACACTTTCTTCTCCCTTCTCCGGGTATTTCTCACCGCAGAACGGGCAATAACTGACCATGACCTTGATTTTTTTATCTTTTAACTTACCATTTTCACCTATAACATCCGCTGTGGCTTCGATATAAATACGGTTCGACAAAAGTTCCACTGGCATAATAACTCTACGCGCCGTGGGAAATGCTTTTTTCAGCTCGGTACAAACTCTATTTTGGCAATCACACATCACTGTCAGCCTCCTTTCTTATGCCCAGTTCAGTCAGGCAGACATGGCATATATTTAATGTTGTTCCGTTTATTTTGTTTTTGATGACATGGGTTCCCGGATGCTCCCCGCATAATTGGCATTTCCTCTGGCATTCTTTTTCTGACGGGCAATTAAACATGGACGTCCTCCTTCGGCAGCAGTTCGGCAAGTTCGCAGTCGGGCTTATGCCCAGCATCGCGTTCCCTCCTGCACACTAGGCAAACTCCATATATTTGACCGCAGCAAAATTGAATACGTTTCAGCATTCTTTCGCACCGTTCCAACCTTTCCATATCCTCCGGCCAGCCGGTCCACGCCCTGGCAATAAACTGGGCATTCGCTTTCGCTTCGTCAAATTGTTCGCCATCTTCGGGGTAAAGGTTATGATCATAATTGATAATGTGCTGTGTTTCATAGCTTGCTCGACTTACTAAGGCTGTCCCCATTCGCAGCACATGGCCGTCTCCCTCCTGGTATTCGTACAGACATTTTCCTGGAGTTTTGGCCGCCATAATCTCCTTTTCCCTGGCCCGGTCACGCATCGTCTTTCACCGCCTCTAATGGATTTTTCCCGTTGATCCGCTCGTATTCGCGCATTGCTTCCGAAATACTCCCGCAATATCCCGACGATCTCAGGCAGGCAATGCACCGTATGTCGCCGCATCCGTCATCACCATGGATATATCGCATTGGTTCACCGCAGACACAAATAAACCCAGTCTTAGGCATCCTTACCGCCTCCCCCCAAGGTATTCTCTGCATAGTCCGCTATCTGTTCGCAACGATAATCCCGTGCTTCGTCGCTGTATTCGCAGGATTCATCCGCGTAATCAACGTCGCTGTATCTATACGGTTCGCAATCCGGGCGATTGCACCCATTACAAACGTCAAGAGGTTTTGCTGTAGCGGCTTGGGCAATATCCCAGTATTCGCTGTCCTCTACGGCGACGAACCTATCATCGCGACAAAGGCAATACCCCCATGGACTTCCGCAAAACTCCCCAACACTGCAATTCGCACAATGCTGATCCAATTCTCCTATTTTCATTTTGTTCCGTCGCCTCCCCTCTTCCTCGGCTTGTAAGTGCATTCGATGTGCCACATATCGCTTTGTCCAATTAAGTGAGGGCATTTGTCACATTTGGCTATATTTATTTCCCTTTTCTTTTTGGGGCACATGGCTAACTGTATATACCGTGTTTCAAGCACCATCCTGACCGCCTCCTAATCATACCGATCGTTTTCGCCAAGTACCCAACGCAAAGCATCTTCGGTTGCTTGGCAGTCAATCAGCATGTCTTTTAGGACTTCTTGGGATATCTTCTTGTTCTGATACGATCTACGGCAATTTTGAGCGGCTCGTTGCGTAGCTTCGATTTCATCCCTTATTTCCCGCTCTGTTTTCACGACGCGCCTCCTAACAGTTCCGGGTTGTCCCACCTAGTGCCGATTTTTTCAAGTTTCTGCCCTAAGTCCGCTTTTGACGGGTCCCATTGCCATAGCGGGAAAGTCTGCCCTTGAGATAAGCGGTGT is a genomic window of Acetonema longum DSM 6540 containing:
- a CDS encoding ATP-binding protein, with protein sequence MDRVGLEPGNLVITVGLPLSGKSILARRCAESGPKIVVVCPDTIRLALHGSQFVGSAEPFVWAIAQTMVRTLLKEGYTVIVDATNTTVERRRIWVQMSKEFGKRVAIYHVDTDYATCCARNQRHGRLDSAIIDRMHRQFEPPAKAEGDIFTAAQVEKYLDESTDDCDVTDR
- a CDS encoding putative metallopeptidase, with amino-acid sequence MYVEGDRVIVPVKGRIVTRRSKTEMEVDEKKRFDISLEVPGHDGYLEKDYNTEEIQCYDCEISEELRQLGDRVISKRPELFYIDEYIGRENICYVLSYEPKIDRKTGGVVFADCRMVTGPFRALMDYRYIVTFYDPHVQDLTENQKKVLMLHELLHIKDDGKIRPHDIEDFSMILRQYGLDWNDPYRTIDIPDILSEYGGGDDDAGKANEKKPGKKKTKNR
- a CDS encoding helix-turn-helix domain-containing protein — protein: MAIKYYKLLDMLQRQGISKGQFAEITGLSSATVAKLSGHKTVNIEIIDRVCKTLNCQPGDIMEYIDE
- a CDS encoding AbrB/MazE/SpoVT family DNA-binding domain-containing protein, coding for MKATGIVRELDDLGRIVIPKELRRIYGIDTGTPIEIFTDNDKIILRKYSQVCAACNHPEVVKEIGHIGLCQKCVGQVKQ
- a CDS encoding helix-turn-helix domain-containing protein, with amino-acid sequence MDQVPQQIERKELIVQALNASRRISQAAIKLGVTERHLRRLIEKYKINSRWH
- a CDS encoding prohibitin family protein is translated as MKKSLILGVCGVFLIIILLFGMITTIETGERGVITRMGKLHGIMDEGLNFKLPFIDSVKKMSIREQNFPLSLEVSSKDMQTIKVDVSLVYAVNPGEIGTIYQRFGTEYQTILVSPTLAETVNSMVAEYPIESFVERRQEISARIKAVFVEKTTGNGLVVKDLLITNHDFSDEYNHAVEAKKIAEQGVLTARYNKERVALEAEAQKTKHTSLSPMVLQEMAINKWDGKLPAYWGGNTLPMLNLNK
- a CDS encoding plasmid mobilization protein — its product is MSNCPFCGRPTIGRARICESTECAKRQQDSWFDGQISVPDGFLTAADFAKERGISRQMVTRNCTNGKYPGAFQDPQSGRWYIPDDAASSGKVGRPPVLDRRKARQPIKATDAEWKGIVEKAAVTGLPVNEYMIRKALDKPINKKK
- a CDS encoding acyl carrier protein; its protein translation is MTVFESIQEIIMNQTKCNMADVTIEADLVRDCGCDSLDLLEIVLEVEDKYNIDVTEESAGKWKTVRDLVEHVKKAAGIDE